The following proteins are encoded in a genomic region of Oreochromis aureus strain Israel breed Guangdong linkage group 8, ZZ_aureus, whole genome shotgun sequence:
- the LOC116324072 gene encoding LIM zinc-binding domain-containing Nebulette-like isoform X1, with protein sequence MNPPCGRCNKPVYPTEKINCLDKYWHKGCFSCEVCKMALSMTNYKGFEKKPYCTMHYPKTSFTIVTDTPENLRLKQQSMLNSQALYKEEFEKNKGKGFSAVADTPEMQRVKKTQDQISNALYKEEFEKSKGKGFSVVVDTPEMQRVKKTQDQISNIKYHEDFEKSKIRSDAPPPENRQDYEDQPSNPVSHFSQSAGQMRTAAVAPHSGGKRYQAMYSYMAAEADEVSLQEGDLILDVEPIDEGWVFGFNQRTGQRGMLPANYVRPV encoded by the exons ATGAATCCGCCCTGTGGGAGATGCAATAAACCAGTTTAcccaacagaaaaaataaactgccTTGATAAG TATTGGCACAAAGGTTGTTTCAGCTGTGAGGTCTGCAAGATGGCCTTGAGCATGACGAACTACAAAGGCTTTGAGAAGAAACCTTACTGCACTAT gcaTTACCCCAAAACCTCCTTCACCATAGTGACCGACACCCCCGAGAATCTGCGTCTCAAACAACAGAGCATGCTTAATAGTCAG GCGCTCTATAAGGAGGAGTTTGAAAAGAACAAGGGGAAAGGTTTCAGCGCCGTGGCTGACACTCCAGAGATGCAGAGAGTGAAGAAGACACAGGACCAGATCAGTAAC GCCCTTTACAAGGAGGAGTTTGAGAAGAGCAAGGGGAAAGGTTTCAGTGTGGTGGTCGACACTCCAGAGATGCAGAGAGTGAAGAAGACACAGGACCAGATCAGTAAC atAAAGTACCATGAAGACTTTGAGAAGAGCAAGATTCGAAGTGACGCGCCTCCTCCGGAAAATAGGCAAG acTATGAGGACCAGCCTTCCAACCCTGTCAGTCACTTCAGTCAGTCTGCTGGACAAATGCGTACTGCTGCTGTAGCACCACACAGTGGAGGG AAGCGCTACCAGGCCATGTACAGCTACATGGCAGCTGAAGCGGATGAGGTTTCTCTGCAGGAAGGTGATCTGATCTTAGATGTGGAGCCGATAGACGAGGGATGGGTGTTCGGCTTTAACCAGCGCACTGGGCAGCGGGGCATGCTTCCTGCTAACTATGTACGACCTGTGTGA
- the LOC116324072 gene encoding LIM and SH3 domain protein 1-like isoform X3 — MNPPCGRCNKPVYPTEKINCLDKYWHKGCFSCEVCKMALSMTNYKGFEKKPYCTMHYPKTSFTIVTDTPENLRLKQQSMLNSQALYKEEFEKSKGKGFSVVVDTPEMQRVKKTQDQISNIKYHEDFEKSKIRSDAPPPENRQDYEDQPSNPVSHFSQSAGQMRTAAVAPHSGGKRYQAMYSYMAAEADEVSLQEGDLILDVEPIDEGWVFGFNQRTGQRGMLPANYVRPV, encoded by the exons ATGAATCCGCCCTGTGGGAGATGCAATAAACCAGTTTAcccaacagaaaaaataaactgccTTGATAAG TATTGGCACAAAGGTTGTTTCAGCTGTGAGGTCTGCAAGATGGCCTTGAGCATGACGAACTACAAAGGCTTTGAGAAGAAACCTTACTGCACTAT gcaTTACCCCAAAACCTCCTTCACCATAGTGACCGACACCCCCGAGAATCTGCGTCTCAAACAACAGAGCATGCTTAATAGTCAG GCCCTTTACAAGGAGGAGTTTGAGAAGAGCAAGGGGAAAGGTTTCAGTGTGGTGGTCGACACTCCAGAGATGCAGAGAGTGAAGAAGACACAGGACCAGATCAGTAAC atAAAGTACCATGAAGACTTTGAGAAGAGCAAGATTCGAAGTGACGCGCCTCCTCCGGAAAATAGGCAAG acTATGAGGACCAGCCTTCCAACCCTGTCAGTCACTTCAGTCAGTCTGCTGGACAAATGCGTACTGCTGCTGTAGCACCACACAGTGGAGGG AAGCGCTACCAGGCCATGTACAGCTACATGGCAGCTGAAGCGGATGAGGTTTCTCTGCAGGAAGGTGATCTGATCTTAGATGTGGAGCCGATAGACGAGGGATGGGTGTTCGGCTTTAACCAGCGCACTGGGCAGCGGGGCATGCTTCCTGCTAACTATGTACGACCTGTGTGA
- the LOC116324072 gene encoding LIM and SH3 domain protein 1-like isoform X2 → MNPPCGRCNKPVYPTEKINCLDKYWHKGCFSCEVCKMALSMTNYKGFEKKPYCTMHYPKTSFTIVTDTPENLRLKQQSMLNSQALYKEEFEKNKGKGFSAVADTPEMQRVKKTQDQISNIKYHEDFEKSKIRSDAPPPENRQDYEDQPSNPVSHFSQSAGQMRTAAVAPHSGGKRYQAMYSYMAAEADEVSLQEGDLILDVEPIDEGWVFGFNQRTGQRGMLPANYVRPV, encoded by the exons ATGAATCCGCCCTGTGGGAGATGCAATAAACCAGTTTAcccaacagaaaaaataaactgccTTGATAAG TATTGGCACAAAGGTTGTTTCAGCTGTGAGGTCTGCAAGATGGCCTTGAGCATGACGAACTACAAAGGCTTTGAGAAGAAACCTTACTGCACTAT gcaTTACCCCAAAACCTCCTTCACCATAGTGACCGACACCCCCGAGAATCTGCGTCTCAAACAACAGAGCATGCTTAATAGTCAG GCGCTCTATAAGGAGGAGTTTGAAAAGAACAAGGGGAAAGGTTTCAGCGCCGTGGCTGACACTCCAGAGATGCAGAGAGTGAAGAAGACACAGGACCAGATCAGTAAC atAAAGTACCATGAAGACTTTGAGAAGAGCAAGATTCGAAGTGACGCGCCTCCTCCGGAAAATAGGCAAG acTATGAGGACCAGCCTTCCAACCCTGTCAGTCACTTCAGTCAGTCTGCTGGACAAATGCGTACTGCTGCTGTAGCACCACACAGTGGAGGG AAGCGCTACCAGGCCATGTACAGCTACATGGCAGCTGAAGCGGATGAGGTTTCTCTGCAGGAAGGTGATCTGATCTTAGATGTGGAGCCGATAGACGAGGGATGGGTGTTCGGCTTTAACCAGCGCACTGGGCAGCGGGGCATGCTTCCTGCTAACTATGTACGACCTGTGTGA
- the LOC116323147 gene encoding kelch domain-containing protein 1-like isoform X1 has product MDAAQRDAPVSPLERSSHTAFIHNKTLYVWGGYQVVAGQDVVLPSDEIWLCDLDSGMWERREMTGDIPPDLSGFCGANINTKLYIFGGYETAGYSNQMFSVDLSEPCCSWKRVTDTKGTTPSPRNKHSCWVHRDRLIYFGGYGCKTLSELRNTSSSNFTLEEMSWSRAVNEVTLCKGWNSEVNVFDTLTATWSMPETQGSAPSPRGCHASALLGNKGYINGGVEAAELDMFCLDLDTWTWTKLDISSAFAPLGRSWHTMTPTSDHTLFMYGGFGTNGDTLNDAWQFNTQTREWTKMIHPHKDKPRVFHTACLGRDSDVVVFGGSRNLCIVMDSMVILRLPSPHHCRDVLIFQTQPYSLSRLCEDVIGRNSELLRMQLSWLPSKLQRTLEKRMSFFSASS; this is encoded by the exons ATGGATGCTGCTCAGAGAGACGCGCCGGTCAGCCCGCTGGAGAGGAGCAGCCACACCGCGTTCATACACAACAAAACGCTGTATGTGTGGGGAGGTTACCAG GTAGTTGCTGGACAGGATGTCGTGTTGCCCAGTGATGAGATATGGCTCTGTGATTTAGACAGTGGGATGTG GGAGCGGAGAGAGATGACTGGGGACATCCCACCAGACCTGTCGGGCTTCTGCGGTGCTAATATTAACACTAAACTCTACATCTTTGGAGGCTATGAAACAGCTGGGTACTCCAACCAG ATGTTCAGCGTTGACCTCTCTGAGCCATGCTGCTCATGGAAGAGAGTGACTGACACGAAGGGAACGACCCCCTCACCTCGTAACAAACACTCCTGCTGGGTACACAGAGACAG ATTGATCTACTTTGGTGGATATGGATGCAAGACCTTGAGTGAGTTACGAAACACATCGTCATCAAACTTCACTTTGGAAGAGATGTCCTGG tcaaGAGCTGTAAATGAAGTAACTCTGTGCAAGGGATGGAACAGTGAGGTGAATGTGTTTGACACACTCACAGCTACATGGAGCATGCCGGAGACTCAA gGTTCTGCTCCATCCCCCAGAGGCTGCCATGCCAGTGCCTTGCTGGGGAACAAAGGTTACATCAATGGTGGTGTG GAAGCAGCAGAGTTGGACATGTTCTGCTTAGACCTGGACACCTGGACCTGGACCAAACT TGACATCTCCTCAGCTTTTGCACCTCTTGGTCGCTCTTGGCATACCATGACGCCCACGTCAGATCACACGCTGTTCATGTACGGAGGCTTTGGCACAAATGGAGATACTTTAA ATGATGCCTGGCAGTTTAACACACAAACAAGAGAGTGGACCAAGATGATACACCCCCACAAAGACAAGCCCAG AGTTTTCCATACGGCGTGCCTGGGGAGGGATAGTGATGTCGTGGTGTTTGGGGGCAGCAGGAACCTCTGCATCGTCATGGACTCA ATGGTTATTTTGAGGCTTCCATCACCACATCACTGCAGAGACGTACTCATCTTTCAGACTCAGCCTTACTCCCTCTCCAG GTTATGTGAGGATGTCATTGGACGAAACTCAGAGCTGCTCAGGATGCAGCTCAGCTGGCTGCCATCGAAGCTACAGAGGACACTTGAGAAGAGAATGAGCTTTTTTTCTGCCAGTTCTTAA
- the LOC116323147 gene encoding kelch domain-containing protein 1-like isoform X2, with protein sequence MWERREMTGDIPPDLSGFCGANINTKLYIFGGYETAGYSNQMFSVDLSEPCCSWKRVTDTKGTTPSPRNKHSCWVHRDRLIYFGGYGCKTLSELRNTSSSNFTLEEMSWSRAVNEVTLCKGWNSEVNVFDTLTATWSMPETQGSAPSPRGCHASALLGNKGYINGGVEAAELDMFCLDLDTWTWTKLDISSAFAPLGRSWHTMTPTSDHTLFMYGGFGTNGDTLNDAWQFNTQTREWTKMIHPHKDKPRVFHTACLGRDSDVVVFGGSRNLCIVMDSMVILRLPSPHHCRDVLIFQTQPYSLSRLCEDVIGRNSELLRMQLSWLPSKLQRTLEKRMSFFSASS encoded by the exons ATGTG GGAGCGGAGAGAGATGACTGGGGACATCCCACCAGACCTGTCGGGCTTCTGCGGTGCTAATATTAACACTAAACTCTACATCTTTGGAGGCTATGAAACAGCTGGGTACTCCAACCAG ATGTTCAGCGTTGACCTCTCTGAGCCATGCTGCTCATGGAAGAGAGTGACTGACACGAAGGGAACGACCCCCTCACCTCGTAACAAACACTCCTGCTGGGTACACAGAGACAG ATTGATCTACTTTGGTGGATATGGATGCAAGACCTTGAGTGAGTTACGAAACACATCGTCATCAAACTTCACTTTGGAAGAGATGTCCTGG tcaaGAGCTGTAAATGAAGTAACTCTGTGCAAGGGATGGAACAGTGAGGTGAATGTGTTTGACACACTCACAGCTACATGGAGCATGCCGGAGACTCAA gGTTCTGCTCCATCCCCCAGAGGCTGCCATGCCAGTGCCTTGCTGGGGAACAAAGGTTACATCAATGGTGGTGTG GAAGCAGCAGAGTTGGACATGTTCTGCTTAGACCTGGACACCTGGACCTGGACCAAACT TGACATCTCCTCAGCTTTTGCACCTCTTGGTCGCTCTTGGCATACCATGACGCCCACGTCAGATCACACGCTGTTCATGTACGGAGGCTTTGGCACAAATGGAGATACTTTAA ATGATGCCTGGCAGTTTAACACACAAACAAGAGAGTGGACCAAGATGATACACCCCCACAAAGACAAGCCCAG AGTTTTCCATACGGCGTGCCTGGGGAGGGATAGTGATGTCGTGGTGTTTGGGGGCAGCAGGAACCTCTGCATCGTCATGGACTCA ATGGTTATTTTGAGGCTTCCATCACCACATCACTGCAGAGACGTACTCATCTTTCAGACTCAGCCTTACTCCCTCTCCAG GTTATGTGAGGATGTCATTGGACGAAACTCAGAGCTGCTCAGGATGCAGCTCAGCTGGCTGCCATCGAAGCTACAGAGGACACTTGAGAAGAGAATGAGCTTTTTTTCTGCCAGTTCTTAA
- the plekhm1 gene encoding pleckstrin homology domain-containing family M member 1, translating into MLATQTEAPHEAKDVKKIKEKLAQSLKALQKRYVASDSVVTSDDSDANLLCCALEAIFIHGIKSKYIRSESRSSSRKGDRGPLPQPFFWSLLKSVTHRDVVTELEKISFVGTDVGRCRAWLRLALNHGLLECYLVSLFREDSKLKAHYQPSALLLNPEEREVLLSYLQGLASLTFSLSYKSSVLNEWTTTPLALAGLCPLSQADLLDLPLNGGDPPTSKPICKEIWDTVSQSSGSSDALDVQRGCPVLVGRGSDLLQGSQTALRSSNLSLDTTGSSQLSSSLSSDSLLQGQDPRSPTGEHWSSCDLEAAINPNICTKRPQKDSLTDFRESGHCSQDSTQEDSFVSSMGPSQFSEKGVISDSEPQASEYQPPNFGQLDLEKQPETTTELPSSDDDKCPPEVCKSASSELHSDIGLVSAVSEPAEPVEELSVTVEPVQEEKLTESSEKTNADSVVHQCPRRSTSILSRKSSSDSLSHSYSWISDDDIYKPHLENLPDSDDAPVSPPAAEPSISPSRPSVVHRRQIGLSNPFRGLLKLGHLERRSAVGLWRDYYCELSPFEFRLYVNAEERICCENCSLVRCEDVRITSSEGRFELIFPGKRLNLRAANRDEAEDWVDRIIEAVNKSRPVPHDEQWEVLHTGCENGVEERAVSSPPLAPSSPEQGPSGSDACGGQDSPSPPQQDFDWTSTADLETDSIKEAVLYFSTDPEARTWERMVFSLSLETLKGFLVKEGRKLQRLNYPVEEIRDVVPDVSQGGPAFFKLLTIRETLRFRAENEKEARFWRKFIRDALDSYLENGECEGSEVPLEATGNLYRLVQHRLKEDGALLVHLFKVPSEKGLDTQSFKCAGCPQKIGLSLGRARLCEFSGKYYCESCHKGNTSIIPSRMVHNWDVTQREVSKKALWLLKQVEQEPLLNLEQLNPELVAHAESMGQAHEQRQKLCLLGEYLRTCRSGACKKLQARMGQRTYLLESNHLYSVKDLRQVAEGQYVNFLRTLVQHASNHVFSCDLCTQRGYICQICHSNDTIFPFQFETTTRCEDCKALFHISCKADGQSCPRCQRMRKYMERDLQD; encoded by the exons ATCAAAGAGAAGTTGGCGCAGTCGCTCAAGGCCCTGCAGAAACGATATGTTGCGTCAGACTCGGTAGTCACCAGTGATGATTCCGATGCTAACCTCCTCTGCTGTGCCCTGGAGGCCATCTTCATCCACGGTATCAAGAGCAAGTACATCCGCTCAGAGTCTCGAAGCAGCAGTAGGAAAGGGGACCGTGGACCCCTCCCTCAGCCTTTTTTCTGGAGCCTCCTCAAGAGTGTCACCCACCG TGATGTGGTCACAGAGCTGGAGAAGATCAGCTTTGTGGGCACTGATGTGGGTCGCTGCCGAGCGTGGCTGCGGCTGGCCCTCAACCACGGCCTCCTGGAGTGCTACCTCGTATCGTTGTTCCGCGAAGACTCCAAGCTGAAGGCCCATTATCAGCCCAGTGCCTTGCTTCTGAACCCGGAGGAGCGAGAGGTTCTGCTCAGCTACCTCCAGGGTCTGGCCTCCCTCACATTCAGCCTGTCTTACAAGTCATCTGTCCTCAATGAGTGGACCACCACGCCTCTGGCTCTTGCCGGACTCTGCCCTTTGTCCCAGGCAGACTTACTGGACCTGCCCCTCAATGGTGGAGACCCTCCCACCTCCAAGCCCATATGCAAGGAAATTTGGGATACAGTGTCTCAGTCATCGGGTTCTTCGGACGCACTGGATGTACAGAGAGGCTGCCCAGTTTTAGTGGGGAGGGGATCAGATCTTTTACAAGGGAGTCAGACTGCTCTTCGTTCTTCTAATTTAAGCCTGGATACCACAGGCTCCTCTCAGCTGTCCTCCAGCTTGAGCTCTGACAGCCTTCTGCAGGGACAGGACCCCCGCAGCCCGACAGGAGAGCATTGGTCTTCATGTGACTTGGAAGCAGCCATTAATCCCAACATCTGCACCAAGAGGCCACAGAAAGA CTCGCTGACTGATTTCCGGGAGAGCGGACACTGCAGTCAGGACTCGACACAGGAAGACTCATTTGTCTCCAGCATGGGTCCTTCTCAGTTCTCTGAGAAGGGTGTTATCAGTGACAGTGAGCCCCAAGCTTCTGAGTACCAGCCTCCAAACTTTGGACAGCTTGATTTAGAGAAACAACCAGAAACAACCACTGAGCTGCCATCATCTGATGATGATAAGTGTCCCCCTGAAGTCTGCAAAAGTGCCTCTTCAGAGTTGCACTCGGACATAGGTCTTGTCTCAGCAGTCAGTGAACCTGCAGAACCTGTGGAGGAACTAAGTGTGACCGTTGAGCCTGTCCAGGAGGAGAAGCTAACGGAGAGCTCGGAAAAAACCAACGCGGACTCTGTAGTTCATCAGTGCCCACGTCGCTCTACAAGCATCTTGAGCAGAAAGTCATCTTCAGATTCACTATCA CATTCTTATTCTTGGATCTCAGATGATGACATTTATAAGCCCCATCTGGAGAATTTGCCGGACAGCGATGACGCACCGGTCTCTCCTCCCGCAGCTGAGCCCAGCATCTCGCCGTCACGTCCAAGTGTCGTCCATCGCAGACAAATAG GGCTGTCCAACCCCTTTCGAGGATTGCTGAAGCTCGGTCACCTAGAACGACGCAGCGCCGTAGGATTATGGCGCGACTACTACTGCGAGCTGTCACCCTTTGAGTTCCGCCTGTATGTGAATGCAGAGGAACGGATATGCTGCGAAAACTGCTCCCTGGTGCGATGTGAAGACGTTCGCATCACCTCATCTGAGGGACGCTTTGAATTGATCTTTCCCGGAAAACGGCTTAACCTCCGGGCGGCAAATCGTGATGAAGCTGAGGACTGGGTGGACCGGATTATTGAGGCTGTCAACAAAAGCCGACCAGTACCGCATGACGAGCAGTGGGAGGTGCTGCACACCGGATGTGAGAATGGTGTGGAAGAACGTGCAGTTTCTTCTCCACCCTTGGCCCCCTCCAGCCCCGAGCAAGGCCCATCTGGTTCTGATGCTTGTGGAGGGCAGGattctccatctcctcctcagcAGGATTTTGACTGGACATCGACTGCAGATTTAGAAACAGATTCCATCAAAGAAGCTGTTTTGTACTTCTCCACAGATCCTGAGGCCCGGACGTGGGAACGTatggttttctctctctccttggAGACCTTGAAAGGATTTCTCGTAAAAGAAGGAAGGAAGCTACAGCGGCTAAACTACCCTGTTGAGGAAATCCGGGATGTGGTTCCCGATGTTTCTCAGGGGGGACCGGCCTTTTTCAAGCTCCTGACCATCCGAGAGACACTTAGATTTAGAGCGGAGAATGAGAAGGAGGCTCGCTTTTGGAGGAAGTTTATCCGAGACGCTCTGGACTCATACCTGGAGAACGGGGAGTGTGAAGGCTCTGAGGTACCGTTGGAAGCGACTGGAAATCTGTACAGACTGGTGCAGCATAGGCTAAAGGAAGATGGAGCACTTCTTGTTCACCTTTTCAAAGTTCCCTCAGAGAAGGGCCTGGACACTCAGAGCTTCAAATGTGCAG GCTGTCCTCAGAAGATTGGACTGTCACTGGGCAGAGCCAGGTTATGTGAGTTCTCTGGCAAGTACTACTGTGAGTCATGCCACAAAGGTAACACTTCCATCATCCCCTCACGCATGGTACACAACTGGGATGTCACCCAAAGAGAG GTGTCTAAGAAAGCCTTGTGGCTTCTGAAGCAGGTAGAACAAGAGCCTCTGCTCAACCTGGAGCAGCTGAACCCTGAGTTGGTTGCGCACGCTGAGTCCATGGGTCAGGCCCACGAGCAGAGGCAGAAGCTATGCCTTCTGGGTGAATATCTGCGTACCTGCCGCAGTGGAGCCTGCAAGAAACTCCAAGCGAG AATGGGGCAGCGAACTTACCTGTTGGAGTCAAACCACCTGTACAGTGTCAAGGACCTGCGACAG GTAGCAGAGGGCCAGTATGTAAACTTTCTGCGCACGCTGGTGCAACACGCCTCTAATCACGTGTTCAGCTGTGACCTTTGCACCCAGCGTGGCTACATTTGTCAGATATGCCACTCTAACGACACAATCTTCCCCTTCCAGTTTGAGACAACCACAAG GTGTGAAGATTGCAAAGCTTTGTTTCACATAAGCTGCAAGGCTGATGGGCAGTCCTGTCCTCGCTGTCAGCGGATGAGGAAATACATGGAGAGGGATCTGCAGGACTGA